Proteins encoded in a region of the Nocardia asteroides genome:
- a CDS encoding DUF1702 family protein, with protein MPSPLGPLRAALLVPSPASVRMVLSGFEQPDQHTALELEQVTLHLVGGIDSAVRSSDNEELIAALLQVPPKYRGFAYEGAAVGLTAIDSLSPGRRAADLIDGPACDYALTMYVGVGLAMAKIPKFRWKKLFPRHPLFRWLAIDGYGFYKAFFQMQRYVRDKHVETRYPGWLGDRDNLKRIADQGMGRALWFIGGGNPAGVVRLIDEFDPKRHTDLWSGVGIAVTFAGGVEPAAMEELWDMAGEFRPQLSLGSAMVARIRQQTNSVNEHSEAAARVFCGTTVAKTDALIESSLDGLPDDGTSGTYLLWRDRIADIVTASRA; from the coding sequence ATGCCCTCACCGTTGGGTCCGCTGCGCGCGGCCCTGCTCGTCCCCAGTCCGGCCAGTGTCCGCATGGTGCTCAGCGGATTCGAGCAGCCCGACCAGCACACCGCGCTGGAACTCGAGCAGGTGACCTTGCACCTGGTCGGCGGCATCGACTCCGCGGTCCGCAGCTCGGACAACGAGGAGCTGATCGCCGCGCTGCTGCAGGTGCCGCCGAAGTACCGCGGCTTCGCCTACGAGGGCGCCGCGGTCGGGCTCACCGCCATCGACTCGCTCTCGCCCGGCCGTCGCGCCGCCGACTTGATCGACGGGCCGGCCTGCGACTACGCCCTGACCATGTACGTGGGAGTGGGCCTGGCCATGGCGAAGATCCCGAAGTTCCGGTGGAAGAAGCTGTTCCCGCGGCACCCGCTGTTCCGCTGGCTCGCCATCGACGGCTACGGCTTCTACAAAGCGTTCTTCCAGATGCAGCGCTACGTGCGGGACAAGCACGTCGAGACCCGCTACCCCGGCTGGCTCGGCGACCGGGACAACCTGAAGCGCATCGCCGATCAGGGCATGGGCCGCGCGCTGTGGTTCATCGGCGGCGGCAACCCGGCCGGTGTCGTGCGGCTGATCGACGAGTTCGACCCGAAGCGCCACACCGATCTGTGGAGCGGCGTCGGCATCGCGGTCACCTTCGCGGGCGGCGTGGAACCGGCCGCGATGGAGGAGCTCTGGGATATGGCCGGTGAATTCCGGCCGCAGCTGTCGCTGGGTTCGGCCATGGTCGCGCGCATCCGGCAGCAGACCAACAGCGTCAACGAGCACAGCGAGGCGGCGGCGCGGGTCTTCTGCGGCACCACCGTGGCGAAAACCGATGCGCTGATCGAGAGTTCGCTCGACGGCCTGCCCGACGACGGCACCTCCGGCACCTACCTGCTGTGGCGGGACCGGATCGCCGACATCGTCACCGCCAGTCGAGCCTGA